A part of Bacillus thuringiensis genomic DNA contains:
- a CDS encoding nicotinate phosphoribosyltransferase has translation MKEIELKLKGEINRLTNRTFKFDERVGEGWFSAVYFLKTREIIEEFRPKSVVTMQFFQKENAVLCGTDEVIALLQTFAKNPEELEINSLKDGDNISPFETVLTIHGPYENFGFLEGVIDGILARRTSVATNVYNVVQAARSVDKEKPVIFMGDRDDHYTQQAGDGYAAYIGGMSAQATHAMNEWWGKSGMGTMPHALIQMFNGDVVEAAKAYHKKFPEDELVVLIDYNNDVITDALRVAREFGSTLKGVRVDTSRTMIDQYFIRHPEVLGTFDPRGVNPSLVFALRKALDEEGFQHVDIVVTGGFDEKRIREFEAQNVPVDIYGVGSSLLKMNIGFTGDNVELNGKPEAKAGRKYRPNPRLERVQLEKREDM, from the coding sequence ATGAAAGAAATTGAATTAAAATTAAAAGGTGAAATAAATAGACTAACAAATAGAACATTTAAATTTGACGAACGTGTTGGAGAAGGATGGTTCTCTGCCGTTTACTTTTTAAAGACTAGAGAAATCATTGAAGAATTTCGCCCGAAAAGTGTTGTGACGATGCAATTTTTCCAAAAGGAAAATGCAGTTCTTTGCGGAACAGATGAAGTGATTGCGTTGCTACAAACATTCGCCAAAAATCCTGAGGAACTTGAAATTAACTCTTTAAAAGATGGCGATAATATTAGTCCGTTTGAAACAGTGTTAACAATTCATGGTCCTTATGAAAATTTTGGTTTTTTAGAAGGTGTCATTGATGGAATTTTAGCACGTCGTACATCAGTTGCGACAAACGTATATAACGTTGTCCAAGCTGCACGTAGCGTAGATAAAGAAAAACCAGTTATTTTCATGGGAGATCGTGACGATCATTATACACAACAAGCTGGTGACGGTTATGCAGCATACATCGGAGGTATGAGCGCACAAGCGACGCATGCGATGAATGAATGGTGGGGCAAGAGTGGTATGGGGACAATGCCTCACGCATTAATTCAAATGTTTAATGGTGATGTTGTGGAAGCGGCAAAAGCATATCATAAGAAATTCCCAGAAGATGAATTAGTTGTATTAATTGATTACAACAATGATGTCATTACAGATGCACTTCGCGTAGCGCGTGAATTTGGATCAACATTAAAAGGTGTACGTGTAGATACGTCGCGCACGATGATTGATCAATACTTCATTCGCCACCCAGAAGTACTTGGAACATTCGATCCACGTGGTGTAAACCCATCGCTTGTATTCGCACTTCGTAAAGCACTTGATGAAGAAGGATTCCAGCATGTAGACATCGTTGTAACTGGTGGATTTGATGAGAAGCGTATTCGTGAATTTGAAGCTCAAAACGTACCTGTTGATATATACGGAGTAGGAAGTAGTTTATTAAAAATGAATATTGGCTTTACTGGTGATAACGTAGAATTAAATGGAAAACCAGAAGCGAAAGCTGGTCGTAAATATCGTCCAAACCCACGTTTAGAGCGTGTTCAATTAGAAAAAAGAGAAGATATGTAA